One genomic region from Thermoleptolyngbya sichuanensis A183 encodes:
- a CDS encoding phytanoyl-CoA dioxygenase family protein, with protein sequence MAYSPLQITEDDIQRFQTDGFIILEQFIDLELVQQLRDRIEPLFRGEFETTVYPDEWHWRPGLSLPDVTREICNAWKSDRTIASVALSAEVGRISAQLAGWPGARIGQDSLWYKPPGGGKEIALHQDGAYINYLTPAEMVTCWIALDDVSLETGTLQYVRGSHRWPLLEVAGEFHAPQKDYRWAMLETAKAAGVSEPDIVPLTIPAGGCAFHHGLLWHGSGKNLSETTPRRSLGIHTISSEARFSDVPPGYIYGRYKRINDSTLDESFFPILWTQEGYRSPHLASYCRDAIALPALV encoded by the coding sequence TCATTCTGGAGCAGTTTATTGATCTGGAGCTAGTGCAGCAGTTGCGCGATCGCATCGAGCCGCTGTTTCGGGGTGAATTTGAAACGACGGTCTACCCCGACGAGTGGCACTGGCGACCAGGGCTGAGCCTGCCAGACGTGACCCGCGAAATTTGCAATGCGTGGAAGAGCGATCGCACGATTGCCAGTGTCGCTCTATCAGCAGAGGTCGGCCGCATCAGCGCCCAACTGGCGGGCTGGCCAGGGGCACGCATCGGCCAGGATAGCCTCTGGTATAAACCACCCGGTGGCGGCAAGGAGATTGCCCTGCATCAGGACGGAGCCTACATCAACTATCTCACGCCCGCCGAAATGGTCACCTGCTGGATTGCGCTGGATGATGTGAGCCTGGAAACGGGCACGCTTCAGTATGTGCGAGGGTCCCACCGCTGGCCCTTGCTTGAGGTCGCGGGAGAGTTTCATGCGCCCCAAAAAGACTATCGCTGGGCCATGCTGGAAACCGCAAAAGCAGCCGGAGTCAGCGAGCCAGACATTGTGCCCCTGACAATCCCCGCCGGGGGCTGCGCCTTCCATCACGGGCTATTGTGGCACGGCTCTGGCAAAAACCTGAGTGAAACCACCCCGCGCCGCAGCCTGGGCATTCACACGATCAGTTCTGAAGCACGGTTTAGCGACGTTCCCCCCGGTTATATCTACGGTCGCTACAAGCGGATTAACGACAGCACCCTGGATGAATCCTTCTTCCCCATCCTGTGGACGCAGGAGGGCTACCGATCGCCCCATCTAGCCAGCTATTGCAGAGATGCGATCGCCCTACCCGCCCTAGTTTAG